The genomic region ACCGGCGGGCCGGCGACCAGCGCGACGCCGAAGAGCACACCCACCGCGACGAGGCCGGTGACCACGCCCTGCAACGGCTTGCGGATGAACCAGGCGGCGACCTTCTCGAGGAAGCCGCCGGGCTCCTGGGTGCGCAGCCGCCACGTGTCGGCGAGCAGCCCGCGACGCTCGGCGTGGATCTCGAAGGGCACGGTCGCGAACGGCGGCACCGCCGCGACCAGGCCGAGGGCGGTCTGCTTGAGCGGCCAGCGCTGGTCCAGCGCGACCAGGACGGTGCTCAGGCAGTAGGCGATGAACACCGCGCCGTGGACCATGCCGCCGATGCGGACGCCGAGCTCGGTGGTGTCGGTGACGTACTTGAGGAACATCCCGCCCAGCAGCAGCGCCCAGGTCACGGCCTCGGCGCGGGCGATGAAGCGGTAGAGACGGATCGGGGTCATGCAAACACTCCAGCTGCGAGTGAGGTGAAGAAGCCGAGACCGTCGGTCCCGGTGCCGGTCAGGTCCTCGACCGAGTGCTCCGGGTGGGGCATCAGGCCGACGACGTTGCCGCGCTCGTTGCAGATGCCGGCGATGTCGCGCAGGGAGCCGTTGGGGTTGCCGACATAGCGCGCGACGACCTGGCCCTCGCCCTCCAGACGATCCAGCGTCTCGGTGTCGGCCACGAAGGCGCCCTCGCCGTTCTTGAGCGCGATCACGATCTCCGCGCCCTCGTCGTACGACGAGGTCCACGGGGTGCGGTTGTTCTCGATGCGCAGCGGCTGGTCGAGGCAGAGGAACCGCTGCTCGGTGTTGCGGATCAGCGCGCCGGGCAGCAGGTGGGACTCGCACAGGATCTGGAAGCCGTTGCAGATGCCCAGCACGGGCATGCCGCGGCGGGCGGCCTCGACGACCTCCGCCATGACCGGGGAGAAGCGCGAGATCGCCCCGCAGCGCAGGTAGTCGCCGTAGGAGAAGCCGCCGGGCAGCACCACCGCGTCCACCCCCTGCAGGTCGTGGTCGCCGTGCCACAGCGCGACGGCCTCGTGGCCGCCGATGCGGACCGCGCGCTGCGCGTCGACGTCGTCCAGCGAGCCGGGGAACGTGACGACGCCGACCTTCACGCGAGCACCTCGGCGCCGCTGGCGTCCTCGACCCGCACGGTGAAGTTCTCGATCACCGGGTTGGACAGCAGCGTCTCCGCCATCTGGTGGACCTCGGCGAGGACGGCCTCGCTGGCCTCGCCCTCGATCTCCAGCTCGAAGCGCTTGCCCTGGCGCACGTCGACGACGCCGGAGAAGCCCAGGCGGGGCAGGGCGCCGAGCACGGCCTTCCCCTGCGGGTCGAGGATCTCGGGCTTGGGCATGACGTCGACGACGACTCGGGGCACGTGAGGCTCCTGGGAAGCAGGGGTGGGTGTGCCGCCATTCTACGAGGGATCGCTCACCCCCGGTCCGGCACACTGGAGCCATGAGCATGCCCACCCCCGGCGCCGGCAGCGGCGTCCCCGGACCGGGAGCGAACCCGCTACGCCTGGAGTTCCCCCAGTCCCTCGCCGTGTACGACGACTACGCGGCCGCTCAGAGGGCCGTGGACTACCTCTCCGACCGCAAGTTCCCCGTGCAGCAGTGCATGATCGTCGGCACCGACCTCAAGCGCATCGAGCGGATCACCGGCCGCCTCACCACCGGCAAGGTGGCCCTCGGCGGCGCGGCGTCCGGGGCGTGGCTCGGCCTCTTCGTGGGCCTGCTGTTCGTGCTGTTCACCACCGAGGGCGCCCTGGCGGTGCTGATCTCAACGCTGCTCTTCGGCGCCCTCTTCGGCGTCATCTGGTCGCTGGTCGGGTACGCCGCCACGCGCGGGCGCCGCGACTTCTCCTCGGTCACCCAGGTGGTCGCGACCCGCTATGAGGTGCTGGTCGAGCACAAGGTGGCCGCCCAGGCCCGCGAGCTGCTGGCCCAGCTGCCGGGCAGCCAGCCCAACCCGTTCGCCTGAGCAGCGCCCGCGCTCAGCTCAGCTCGCGCTTGAGGATCTTGCCGGTCGCGGTCATCGGCAGGCTCTCGCGGAACTCCACGAGGCGCGGGTACTTGTAGCCCGCCATCTGCTCCTTGGCCCACGCGACCAGCGCGTCCTCGGTGAGGTCCGAGCCGGGGGTGCGGATCACGATCGCCTTGATCTCCTCGCCGTGGGTGTCGTGGGGCACCCCGATGACCGCGCACAGCGAGACCTCGGGGTGGGTGAGGAGCACCTCCTCGATCTCGCGCGGATAGACGTTGAACCCGCCGCGGATGATCATCTCCTTGGCCCGGTCGACGATGTAGTACCAGCC from Nocardioides sp. dk884 harbors:
- a CDS encoding DUF3817 domain-containing protein gives rise to the protein MTPIRLYRFIARAEAVTWALLLGGMFLKYVTDTTELGVRIGGMVHGAVFIAYCLSTVLVALDQRWPLKQTALGLVAAVPPFATVPFEIHAERRGLLADTWRLRTQEPGGFLEKVAAWFIRKPLQGVVTGLVAVGVLFGVALVAGPPVG
- a CDS encoding general stress protein; the encoded protein is MSMPTPGAGSGVPGPGANPLRLEFPQSLAVYDDYAAAQRAVDYLSDRKFPVQQCMIVGTDLKRIERITGRLTTGKVALGGAASGAWLGLFVGLLFVLFTTEGALAVLISTLLFGALFGVIWSLVGYAATRGRRDFSSVTQVVATRYEVLVEHKVAAQARELLAQLPGSQPNPFA
- the purS gene encoding phosphoribosylformylglycinamidine synthase subunit PurS; its protein translation is MPRVVVDVMPKPEILDPQGKAVLGALPRLGFSGVVDVRQGKRFELEIEGEASEAVLAEVHQMAETLLSNPVIENFTVRVEDASGAEVLA
- the purQ gene encoding phosphoribosylformylglycinamidine synthase subunit PurQ — its product is MKVGVVTFPGSLDDVDAQRAVRIGGHEAVALWHGDHDLQGVDAVVLPGGFSYGDYLRCGAISRFSPVMAEVVEAARRGMPVLGICNGFQILCESHLLPGALIRNTEQRFLCLDQPLRIENNRTPWTSSYDEGAEIVIALKNGEGAFVADTETLDRLEGEGQVVARYVGNPNGSLRDIAGICNERGNVVGLMPHPEHSVEDLTGTGTDGLGFFTSLAAGVFA